The nucleotide sequence AATATATAAGCATGACTTTTTGGCAAAGCTTGTGTGAAATGTGCTATTATGAATTTGCAATTTCGTaagcatttttttttataacatcTTGCGCCAGTTCAAGAGTTATGACTTATTTGCATTAATTTTCTGAGATTTGGTGAAGAAGTTTCAGTCCAATTTCGTAGAATTATCATGGCTAAATTATGTTCTCTACTTAACAGTTGATTCAAGAGTTCTGACTTATTATGTTAACTAGGTTTGTCCAAATGCCTTGAATGATATCTGGTTAACTTGAAATCATGGTGATTGCAGAAATCAATGCATCTACTTTAATATGCTCTATTGAGTGCCCTTCATTCTTACGTCATTATCTTATAGAATACAAACTGCTCAATCTATTTGAATGATTATAGCAAACTTAGAAGTGCTGCTCTGTTAAACTTTGCTCAATAAACAATTAAATTCTGTAATTCACTATATAATACTCTTTTAATGTGTCTTCAATTGGATCATGCTATAGACTGCATCCAATTCATGGTCTGGCTTGTAGCTTGTTCTTTGTCCTTGAGGTTAAACTCTCTCTCGATAATATATTTCTTTTTGTCTTTGACCTTGAGGCTTCCGCACACCACATTGAATGTGAGGGAATCTCCGGTCGGGGAAGAAGCCCTCTAGATCTAGCTCGCTTACCACCTGACCAAGTAACTATTATCTCTCTATAATCTATATTCACATAAATATTTACATCTGCCTATAAATCAGCATAGGACCCAATGCCATCACCATGATTGTACTTGCTAATTTCTACTTTGATGGTCAAACAACCTGCTATTATGTTCATTCCATAGTTGATATAAAAGGCCATacaacattttttttcaaaataacaaTCCATTGCATCACCACTGACTCATATTTATCAGCAATTGTTATCCTTCTAATCCAAAGTCCTAAACAACATTCAACAGGTCTATAATATAATAGCCCATCATGTAGCTGAAAGGGCACAGAAAAAACAGATGCTTCACCAACTCTTGATCCAACAATCACAAACTACATGCATTTGAAGGGTGGATTTCCCCTCCTTCCCTTGAACCATAAGAATGGATATCATTTGTTCTGTCATTTTTCTTCATGACAACCTCGTATGTTAAACCCAAAAACTACTACCAGAATTAGCCATCTAGATGACATCTTTAACTTTTCTGCACCCGATGGGAGTAATTTTCAAGGGTTTTCCTTTGTATCCTCAGTTGGTGATGTTCTTGTTGCCAACCTTTGATGAAAGTCACAAAAAttgtgaaaaaagaaaaagaaagagcacAATGGGGATGAACATGATGTAGAAGTAGATATAGAGGAGAGGATTGTGGCAGTAGGTGTCCATGGAGGATGCGAGGGATCTGGGAGGGACACTGTTGACTGAGGATTTGGATTAAGAAAGTAACCTACGGGTGGAACAACAAAGATGGATGAAGTAGAAGGAACCAAAGTAGAACTGGAGTCTATTCAAGTCGCATAATTGAGGTGAGGGATGATGGTGGGTGAAGAGAAAATAGGATTTGCGGGTAGTTCAATGGGGGAGGGAGGCCCCTTGTCATCCTCATCCTCTTCTAATGGGGAAATAACTAACCTATGAAAGAGTCCCCCTACTACCAAGTTGGCAGGGATTATTTCTTATCCATCAAAATAGAAAGTTTATACTTACAGCCCTTGAAATATTCTAATGTAACATCTAGGGTCGATAACTCGGGTGAGACAAAACCATATATTATAATTAACTTCAACAAAACATAATCTAGTCAAACCAAATGAATAGCTGACAATACTCTGATATGTTGCGTCGAACAGTTAGATCCTCTTGGTCCCATGTGCTCACCTGATAGTGAAATGTGTTTAAACATAAATTTATATGCATGTAGCATACACAGTTCAGTTTGAGTAATATGTCTCCCAAGAGTCAGTTGGCATGACCTTGTGATCATTCAACTATAGCAATTTGACAATTTCACATTTCAGATCTGATTGCATGCTGATAAAACTATAGAAAAGATAAACTGAAGAGTGATAATAAACTTACTAGAAGAATTCAACAGAAGCTTCATAATCCAAGTACAATTCAACATACTTTCCATGATCATGCATTATCGATTGAAGTCTTCATTCTTGTTTATGAATTATAGTAGCCTCTTAGGCCACCTTTTCATTTGCTAAGTTTTTCTATTTCATCTGCAGTTTTTCATAGACCTTACGAGATGCCGCTGCCACTTATTGTGAAAAAGAGAGATTCATGCTGATTTTGGATATCAATAACATATGTATGACTTAGTGACAAAGCTCACAAAGTGCATCCCCAGTTGAAGAAGCTTGACATAGTAGATGTTGGAAGATAATTCAATCATTGTATCCAATGGCTCATGGTACTTAACATGTTCCTGTAGTCTTTCTTGCCAATTAAAACTGCCTAAGACTGGTGAAATGTTGAATCTCATGCATGACTTCATTGGTAATCCTTCTTTGGCATGCTCTGTTAAGTGGATGATTCAGTTCATATGCTTCCTTTGTAAGCTTTCATGATTAGCTGTTTTTTATAATCAATTCACCATCAGTTTGAAGGAGACAAATGTACGATGTTTTAGACTTCCCCGCTTCGCACGTAATGACATGTACTTTTGATTCTTGATTCAACAAAGGAAAAGACACTATCTGCTCTGTCACAGGCATTCTGTGTAAGCAACTGATAGGCTTGCTAATGAATCTTTGTGAAATATCTCTTATAAACAATCAATATTGCTGTGCTATAAAAGGGCTTCCTCGAGGAAGCTTGGAGTGTTCAGGGAGGGGCAAACAGACGGGAACAATTAGTATCGGCTCAATGGACAGAGGTTTGTCCACTGCTGCAAATGGGAAAGAAAGGGTGCCACAAGCCAAGGATATCAGATCGAGCAACCGCTGCAGCTTCCACATGCCGCTGCACTACCCACGGTACACCGGGGCTGACTATGAGTCGAtgccggagtggatgcttgaccGCCTCCTCAGCGACTATGGCATCCTTATCGATGCTGCGGTAGACGTCGACAGCAAGAGGAGGTTTGCCATGGGCACCTTCCTCTGGCCAGCTGCCCACTGAATGAAGCAAGCATACTGCATACATGCCCACATATATATAGCAGCAGTTAAGGTAACTACGACATCGAAAATAAACAGGTTTTTGTAAGTTGAAGGGATCCTGATCTTGTTTGCAGTTTGTAAAGCTccaaataaaaattatagttttAACTCAGTtaatatttaatctttaatttttgttaataaaAGTACGTAGACACTTGGAGAGAGGGATACAATATAATCTCACCCTAATATGTGCTGTTAAGGTTTTTGGTCATTCCAAATGAAATCAATGTCACAATCAAGTGTATAGGTATGGACCAGAGTTCAACGGTGGTTCAACATCCGGCCAGACATCACCACCGCACCTAGGCTGTTGCGTGTCATGAATAGGCAGTTTAGAGGCAAGAGCTGACTCACAAAGGTGAGATTCCTTGCAATCACTTGCATGGTGTACCTCCTATGGCAAGCAGCTCAAAATAGATGTGGTTGTGAGCGCGTTGTGGCCGAGTAGACCAAATGTTTGTTAAAATTCAGATTCATGTCTACCGTTTTATAGAGGCGATGAATAGctaaaaatttaaaagataagAATTTTAACTACTTTGTAAAAATAAGGATGAGATAAAAGTTAGCACacgagaagtaaaaaaaaaaaatcaatgctaATAATGATTTAACATGATTCAAATCAATAACTGAACAAGTGattaaacttaaagttttttatctcttttatatatattttttttttcaaacgagAGAAGATTTCTTAGGGATCCTAGATGAAGGAACCCTAGGGGAGTTGAGTTGTCTACTCCAAATACCATTCATATATAGTCTACACTAGATATATATAACAAACTACTCATCCTTGCTCTCTCCCCTAGCTAATTATATTCATTTTAGATGGAAGATGAAAGTTGTACGCCATTCACATTTCATCCCTCCCAAAGCTGCAGTAGAAAATAAAAGGTCTGATCACATTACTGTCAGCGTCATGTGCTCTGCAGCCAAAACCAATGCGAGCAATATTATGGCCCTAATTGCCCTCGCACATTGTTTGAAGGAAGGAGACGATGCCATCATTCTGATTTTGTGATGCTTTAAGTTTGCTCCTTTTGTTTCAGTGTCGCTGGCATAGCCCGAAGCAGAAATTCCTCCAGCCTGGCCTTCAAAGCTTCACAACTATAGGTTCACAGATACACTGATCACAATTGAAGTGTGTGTTTTCCCTATATATCTGCAATGCAGAAGAAGACAAAGGAACTTTAATGGTGTATGTTCTTGTAATCCTTCTCCTGACACGTCTGGTGGATTCTCTCTCCAATTGACTCCTTGTCTCCATAACAGTAGACTAAATGTCTGTGGGTCGGGGGTAGGGAGGGAGGAATCAGAGCAGGGTGCGGACAAAACACTGAACAGATCCCTTCGAGCTTCACTCTGCTACCTCCTTTCATGACAAGAgaataattaattaaagatataAAAGATTTATTATTATGATTTTCCTCCTCTTCCAAAAGACAAAGGAACTGAAAGTGAagagaaaaaatttataatattattacATATTCCTTCCTCCTTTGTTTCCTCGATCCCTGTCTCTGTGGAACACAACACAAACAAATTAATGTGATCACATTAAGCATAATGTCGAGACAGTGGTGGAGGTGGAGATATGTATTAATGGCCACTTAACTGGTGTTGTTGAGGTTGGCTTTGCCTGCAAAACTCGTCCTATGTTATGAATTGAAACAGAGAAGAGAAAGGGCTCGTAGTAGAAGGAGAGATTGAGGTGTACTTTTGATTGGGTGGTGGATAAGTCACAAGAAGAAGAGTCCAGCAATTCCTCCATGGGTCTCTTGCTCTGGTAGCAGCTAGCAAATAAGATGATTAAAAAGAGGTTAAGAGAGCGAGCAAATGTCGAAAGAGAGAGAATGCCTGCCTTGTTAGTGTTGCTGCAGAGTTGGGAACTGGCAGTGTCCTCCAGAACAGCGTGCTGAATCTGTGGTTGTTGCTCTCCTGCTGCTCCGCCCTTCTCCCCGCCGTCGTCGGTTGGAACTGGCGCAGAAAAAACGCAGCAATAGCCAGCTCCGTCAAAATGCGGCGGCCAAGAAGATGCATCGGAGACCATGGAcaggtcttcctcttcctcttcctcttccactTCCGGTCGAAAGCAACCACCACCATGCTTGTGGGAAAGAGCACTCTGGTCATCGGAGGAGTGGACCAAGTAGATGGTCCAACCAGACTGGCAGCCGCTGCTGCATTCTGAGCTCatttccctcctcctcctcctcctcctccttcttctcctctttttATCTATCTATCTCTCTTCCTAGCAGAAGtgtaaaaaagaaataaagagaggtCAGTCCTCATGCACCTGCAGCCATGCTTCACGTAGACGCAGAAGCAGGGTTGTGTTCTGAGCATTGGGCGTGTTGCTGATGATCTTGAGGAGacaaagagagagggagagagagagtgtgtgggTGTTCCGCCATGGTTTGTTGGCTAATTTGACGTAGCGGAACTATTGAATCCGTTTATTTGAACAGgaaggaattttaaaaacaatctTCAACGGAATATCAGAAAACAGAGAATTGAGAGGGACACAGACAAAAGTTTCTTAACGCACATGATCCGGACACATGTTGGTGTCCGTTTGCTACTAATCCTGTTGAGAAAATGTTCAAAATAATGGGCCAGGCCAATTACAAAAAATGAGGGACTGGCTACCTACCTGCCTGCGACCATCATGTGCCTGGTCCCTTTGTTCAGGGATGACGGTGGGGAGAGCGCCCATTCAAAGCACGACGCGTCCGTTGAAAAAGTACGCAGTGCATGAGACCCCGACTGTGCAAACGGCTCCCGCATTTAGTCGCATTGTTTGTTCACGGGCCGGGTTGCCAACGCAGTTTTGTATAAGGTTATTAGTGGGGTGAGCAAACCAATCAGATAAATCGAAATcgattaaattttattatcaagaACGAATAAATCAATTGATGTAAAAACAATTAATTCAATCATATTgtcaaattaatcaagagaaactATGAATCAGTCATATCATTATTGATATTGCACGGTCAGATCAGACTAACTGATTAATTCGGTTTAATATATTAATTGATGGGTGATGTTTCAGTTTAATAGATTTACGAAATTTAAATTTGTCATATTAATCGACCCAtccaaattttgaaatttgattggTTCAATCTATTAATTCGgtttaactaatttttttctCATTCCTATTTACTGGATGATGAAACTCCATACCCATCTATGTCACATATGTCACACTATAGAAATAAGGTTATAAATGAGTcaagtaaaattttatattatttaaatttatttgataaaataattaagtcaagataagtcaaatttaaataattcatttttttataagtttaggtttaatttaaatttaatttaagcttTAGATGTTACGGGCCTCTCAATTcaatcttatttaattttttatattttcaatttatttgattatttaattatttaattatttaattattttgatattaaaaagttatttattcattttaagagattatttatatatttaggttcgggaagattatatatatattcatttaattaattaatataaataaattcttaataaGTTAAGCATCAAATTTACTCATAAACCTTTCAAAATTTGATCCATATACAACCCTAACAAAGGGATGCCAaacttttttcttatttttataacACTAATCAAGCTAGAGATCAATGGATTCGTGATCTTCCATGGAAACAGATATGAGGTtaagtattatttttaaaatatagacAATTTATTGAAGGGTGTATTGAACTTTATCAAATACCAAaaggttttattttaatatttttcaaaggaggTGATATGGTGATAAAGATGGACCCCTAAAAGGTAGGTCAAGGTCGGTGATCTTATTTGGAAACTGCAGAGATGGCGTGCTGGACATGATGGCTTGATGGTTGACCAGTAGAAGACTTTTTATTCCATAGAAAAGCTCCCTCTCAATCCTGTCCACACATAGCTGAGCTACCAAAATGTCAACGCCTCAAAACTAGGGGAGAGTCTCTGGCGAAGGCTCTCCGATATTCAAGTCAATCCAAGTCCGAATGGATGAATGAAGAACAATAGATAATGTGCGTGCAAGAGTAAAAGTGACAGATGATCAGAGAGCGTACCTTTGCCACGGAGAGGTCTCCCCTTTTATATAATATACCACCTCACATGACCTCCACAATCATAAGGTGGCAAAAtgtgtcagagtttgttaggtaaAGAGAAGTGTACAACCTAGACAATATGCAATAATTATCTAAGGAATTCTTCCTTTACCTACAAGTATACCTCTTTTGTCGCTTATAGCTTCTGTTATTGCTGGGGGCGCTAAAAGGATATGCTATTATAAATGGTCTATTAATAGGAGACACGATAGTCGCTATAGAAGTTTTTAGAAATTCTCTGATACATAGTTGTTATTCTGACAGATTGTAAGGATTCTCTAATTATGCTGTCAGCTAAATATGTCCAGCCAGCCTATAAAGTCGGTCTTCTTTATGCATGTCCTCGCATTGAGATGGTTTTGTCATGTATTGAAGGTCATGTAGAAATCTATTCGGGAAATAATATGGAGCCCCAGACACACTAGAAATTCGTCAGGGAAATAATATGAGAACCCATGTGCCATGGAAATCCGTTTGAGAACCTGTATGGGCTATAGATTTGCCCGAGCTACAATATGAAGATAAGCGTCTTAGGCTCGGTTGGTATTTTGTCCATCCAGGTGTATATTGGGACTCTGGAGAAATGAAACTATGTTTTGAGATGTTTAGTCGGTATTTTGTCCTTTTGGACATATATTGGGACTCTAGAGAAATGAACCTATATTCTGAGAGGTTCGATCGGTATTTTGTCCGTCCGGGCATATATTGGGACTCTAGAGAAATGAACCTATATTCTGAGAGGTTCGGTCGACATTTTGAGCCAAGGTGCCTTAGGCCCGGGCGGCGCTTTATCTGATCGGTATATAATAATTTATAGGTGAGATGCACTTGGCCTTCTGGCCGTATTTATAAATTTATCTTACTTTTATGCATGTTATAGATGGCCATGTAGTCATATAAGCCCATTTGGTTCTATTATTGGACGAATATGCAAGATCGTAAATACGCTggaagggggggggtgaattgtgtTTTTTGAAAATCGAGAGTTAAAAACAAAAGTTATGCAgtggaataaaaaaataaaaaataacgcTAACACAGATGATTTTACTTAGTTCAAAGCTTGTGAtggctcctactccaaggtcggCGATCGTCAATCGCTTTTATTgaacaatcactatcagttcaaacAATTAGTTACAAATGTTGAGTATAAGAACTGAAATTAGTTATTATcgacaaacagaaaggaaattGGAATATCTCATTCTTCGAACTTCGGAGTAGTCTTTCGGTGTCGTCGGAGCCTTTTCGGAGTAGCATGCAAGAATGAAACTTATAGTAGTTTATGCTCATTCCGGGAGCCTGAAACCCCCTCCGGGCTCTTGAAACCCTCTAGGCACTTGGACCATGTTAACGTGGCTCGACCAATCGACGCACTCCAACTCAGCTCCTGGATAAATTTTCTGGTTCAGGCGCCTGGACCAAATCCGAGCACTCGGACCGCCCAAGTGCCTGCGACACCCGCTCGAGAGAGTTGGTGTAAGTGCCCGGGCTAgctccgggcacccagactcTCTTTTTTCAGCAGCTTCTTCCTTGTAAAAAGGGTTAATCCGGGCAACAAAAAAaatgtgtatcctgtaaaatagagttagcataatattaataaaataggagtagtaattagttcttgtctccctaagaccaaaatctagtcaaggtctcaatttaagTTTCCGAATGGACCTacgttggaccgacgcctacaatTTCCTCAACCGAGAACACATTCTCACTAGATCtttcctctagttgcttacctccacttaccaactgtAGTTGCTTGAGTTGTCTTTGACCCACTATGTCTTCCTGCTAGCTATCAGGTCCCACGAACCCAACTGAAATTTagccggttgtcaggtcccgcagacccaactagactccCACCAGATATTGGGTCCCGCAAACCTATCTAAACTTCATACCAGCTATTGGGTCACGTGAacctgttggtgcaggttgcactaataatctagttttgatatatgacaaataggttaaaattagatgtgttgtttgtctaacatTTCTACCAAATGTGCAAGAGTT is from Zingiber officinale cultivar Zhangliang chromosome 7B, Zo_v1.1, whole genome shotgun sequence and encodes:
- the LOC122006146 gene encoding uncharacterized protein LOC122006146; the protein is MNLCEISLINNQYCCAIKGLPRGSLECSGRGKQTGTISIGSMDRGLSTAANGKERVPQAKDIRSSNRCSFHMPLHYPRYTGADYESMPEWMLDRLLSDYGILIDAAVDVDSKRRFAMGTFLWPAAH
- the LOC122003876 gene encoding uncharacterized protein LOC122003876 isoform X1 — protein: MSSECSSGCQSGWTIYLVHSSDDQSALSHKHGGGCFRPEVEEEEEEEDLSMVSDASSWPPHFDGAGYCCVFSAPVPTDDGGEKGGAAGEQQPQIQHAVLEDTASSQLCSNTNKSKRPMEELLDSSSCDLSTTQSKAKPTSTTPRQGSRKQRRKEYQSEARRDLFSVLSAPCSDSSLPTPDPQTFSLLLWRQGVNWRENPPDVSGEGLQEHTPLKFLCLLLHCRYIGKTHTSIVISVSVNL
- the LOC122003876 gene encoding uncharacterized protein LOC122003876 isoform X2, giving the protein MSSECSSGCQSGWTIYLVHSSDDQSALSHKHGGGCFRPEVEEEEEEEDLSMVSDASSWPPHFDGAGYCCVFSAPVPTDDGGEKGGAAGEQQPQIQHAVLEDTASSQLCSNTNKSKRPMEELLDSSSCDLSTTQSKAKPTSTTPRQGSRKQRRKEYSEARRDLFSVLSAPCSDSSLPTPDPQTFSLLLWRQGVNWRENPPDVSGEGLQEHTPLKFLCLLLHCRYIGKTHTSIVISVSVNL
- the LOC122003876 gene encoding uncharacterized protein LOC122003876 isoform X3, which translates into the protein MSSECSSGCQSGWTIYLVHSSDDQSALSHKHGGGCFRPEVEEEEEEEDLSMVSDASSWPPHFDGAGYCCVFSAPVPTDDGGEKGGAAGEQQPQIQHAVLEDTASSQLCSNTNKSKRPMEELLDSSSCDLSTTQSKAKPTSTTPRQGSRKQRRKEYEVAE